The Equus asinus isolate D_3611 breed Donkey chromosome 22, EquAss-T2T_v2, whole genome shotgun sequence genome has a segment encoding these proteins:
- the LOC106822833 gene encoding olfactory receptor 6C76-like — protein MKNQTFVKEFILLGLTDDPELNVLIFLFLFVTYILSVTGNLTIITLTLIDSHLKTPMYFFLRNFSFLEISFTTVTIPRFLVSIVTGDMTISYNSCMAQVFFFIFLGSTEFFLLAAMSYDRYVAICKPLHYTTIMNSRVCNQLVICSWLAGFLIIFPPVIMGLQLDFCDSNIIDHFTCDSSPMLLISCTDTAFLELTGFFMAVFTLMVTLMLVILSYVFILKTVLRIPSAEQRKRAFSTCSSHVIVLSISYGSCIFMYVKTSAKEGMALTKGIAVLNTSVAPMLNPFIYSLRNQQVKQSFKNLVKKCFSNKL, from the coding sequence atgaaaaatcaaacaTTTGTGAAAGAGTTCATTCTTTTGGGATTAACAGATGACCCAGAGCttaatgttttgatttttctatttctatttgtcacataTATACTGAGTGTAACTGGAAACCTGACAATTATCACTCTTACTCTGATAGATTCACATCTCAAGACtcccatgtattttttccttaggAATTTCTCTTTCCTCGAAATCTCATTCACAACAGTTACTATTCCTAGATTCCTGGTCAGCATTGTAACAGGCGATATGACCATTTCCTATAACTCTTGCATGGCCCAGGTGTTTTTCTTCATATTCCTTGGTTCAACAGAATTTTTCCTTTTGGCTGCTATGTCCTATGATCGGTacgtggccatctgtaagccattGCACTACACAACAATAATGAATAGCAGAGTCTGCAACCAGCTTGTAATTTGTTCTTGGCTGGCTGGATTTCTCATTATCTTTCCACCTGTGATCATGGGGCTTCAACTGGATTTTTGTGACTCCAACATCATTGACCACTTCACCTGTGACTCTTCTCCTATGCTACTGATCTCCTGCACAGACACAGCGTTCCTAGAACTCACGGGATTTTTCATGGCAGTATTCACGCTCATGGTAACCTTAATGTTAGTGATTCTTTCCTATGTATTCATCCTTAAAACGGTTCTGAGAATCCCCTCTGCTGAGCAAAGGAAAAGGGCCTTTTCCACTTGTTCCTCACACGTGATTGTTCTCTCCATTTCTTACGGAAGTTGCATTTTCATGTATGTCAAAACTTCAGCAAAAGAAGGAATGGCTTTGACCAAGGGGATAGCCGTGCTCAATACCTCTGTTGCCCCAATGCTAAATCCTTTCATTTACTCCCTAAGGAACCAGCAGGTAAAGCAGTCCTTTAAGAACTTGGTCAAAAAGTGCTTCTCAAATAAATTGTAA